One genomic segment of Macaca fascicularis isolate 582-1 chromosome 19, T2T-MFA8v1.1 includes these proteins:
- the FPR3 gene encoding N-formyl peptide receptor 3 isoform X3 — MSVNPPGLSIVLLLGISITFLDKLSSFPLTVANVFLLESYHPYRESKILKCGKMESDFSIPLNESEEVLPEPAGYTVLWIFSLLVHGVTFVFGVLGNGLVIWVAGFQMTRTVSTICYLNLALADFSFSAILPFRMVSVAMREKWPFGSFLCKLVHVMIDINLFVSVYLITVIALDRCICVLHPAWAQNHRTLSLAKRVIMGLWVLATVLTLPDFIFWTTVSTENGDTHCIFRFPFWGDTVVERMNVFITMAKVSLILHFIIGFSIPMSIITVCYGIIVAKIHKKRMTKSSRPLHIFTAVVASFFICWFPYELTGILMAVWLKEILFNGKYKIIIVLLYPTSSLAFFNSCLNPVLYVFMGHNFQERLIRSLPTSLERALTEVPDSTQTSNTDTNSTSPPEERELQAM; from the exons ATGTCAGTAAATCCACCGGGCCTTTCTATTGTTCTTCTTCTGGGGATTTCCATAACATTTTTGGATaaactttcctcttttcctctaacAGTTGCCAATGTCTTTCTGCTGGAGTCTTACCATCCGTACCGGgagtcaaaaattttaaa GTGTGGGAAGATGGAAAGCGACTTCTCCATTCCTCTGAATGAATCTGAGGAGGTGCTCCCTGAGCCTGCTGGCTACACCGTTCTGTGGATCTTCTCACTGCTAGTCCACGGAGTCACCTTTGTCTTCGGAGTCCTGGGCAATGGGCTCGTGATCTGGGTGGCTGGATTCCAGATGACACGCACAGTCAGCACCATCTGTTACCTGAACCTGGCCCTGGCTGACTTCTCTTTCAGTGCCATCCTACCATTCCGAATGGTCTCAGTCGCCATGAGAGAAAAATGGCCTTTTGGCTCGTTCCTATGTAAGTTAGTTCATGTCATGATAGACATCAACCTGTTTGTCAGTGTCTACCTGATCACTGTCATTGCTCTGGACCGCTGTATTTGTGtcctgcatccagcctgggcccaGAACCATCGCACCTTGAGTCTGGCCAAGAGGGTGATCATGGGACTCTGGGTTCTTGCCACAGTCCTTaccttaccagatttcatcttcTGGACTACAGTAAGTACTGAGAATGGGGACACACACTGTATTTTCAGATTTCCATTCTGGGGTGACACTGTTGTAGAGAGGATGAACGTGTTCATTACCATGGCCAAGGTCTCTCTGATCCTCCACTTCATTATTGGCTTCAGCATACCCATGTCCATCATCACAGTCTGCTATGGGATCATCGTTGCCAAAATTCACAAAAAGCGCATGACTAAATCCAGCCGTCCCTTACACATCTTCACTGCTGTGGTGGcttctttcttcatctgttgGTTCCCTTATGAACTAACTGGCATTCTAATGGCAGTCTGGCTCAAAGAGATTTTGTTCAATGGCAAATACAAAATCATTATTGTCCTGCTTTACCCAACAAGCTCCTTGGCCTTTTTTAACAGCTGCCTCAACCCAGTTCTCTACGTCTTCATGGGTCATAACTTCCAAGAAAGACTGATTCGCTCCTTGCCCACTAGTTTGGAGAGGGCCCTGACTGAGGTCCCTGACTCAACCCAGACCAGCAACACAGACACCAATTCCACTTCACCTCCTGAGGAGAGGGAGTTACAAGCAATGTGA
- the FPR3 gene encoding N-formyl peptide receptor 3 isoform X2 has product MESDFSIPLNESEEVLPEPAGYTVLWIFSLLVHGVTFVFGVLGNGLVIWVAGFQMTRTVSTICYLNLALADFSFSAILPFRMVSVAMREKWPFGSFLCKLVHVMIDINLFVSVYLITVIALDRCICVLHPAWAQNHRTLSLAKRVIMGLWVLATVLTLPDFIFWTTVSTENGDTHCIFRFPFWGDTVVERMNVFITMAKVSLILHFIIGFSIPMSIITVCYGIIVAKIHKKRMTKSSRPLHIFTAVVASFFICWFPYELTGILMAVWLKEILFNGKYKIIIVLLYPTSSLAFFNSCLNPVLYVFMGHNFQERLIRSLPTSLERALTEVPDSTQTSNTDTNSTSPPEERELQAM; this is encoded by the coding sequence ATGGAAAGCGACTTCTCCATTCCTCTGAATGAATCTGAGGAGGTGCTCCCTGAGCCTGCTGGCTACACCGTTCTGTGGATCTTCTCACTGCTAGTCCACGGAGTCACCTTTGTCTTCGGAGTCCTGGGCAATGGGCTCGTGATCTGGGTGGCTGGATTCCAGATGACACGCACAGTCAGCACCATCTGTTACCTGAACCTGGCCCTGGCTGACTTCTCTTTCAGTGCCATCCTACCATTCCGAATGGTCTCAGTCGCCATGAGAGAAAAATGGCCTTTTGGCTCGTTCCTATGTAAGTTAGTTCATGTCATGATAGACATCAACCTGTTTGTCAGTGTCTACCTGATCACTGTCATTGCTCTGGACCGCTGTATTTGTGtcctgcatccagcctgggcccaGAACCATCGCACCTTGAGTCTGGCCAAGAGGGTGATCATGGGACTCTGGGTTCTTGCCACAGTCCTTaccttaccagatttcatcttcTGGACTACAGTAAGTACTGAGAATGGGGACACACACTGTATTTTCAGATTTCCATTCTGGGGTGACACTGTTGTAGAGAGGATGAACGTGTTCATTACCATGGCCAAGGTCTCTCTGATCCTCCACTTCATTATTGGCTTCAGCATACCCATGTCCATCATCACAGTCTGCTATGGGATCATCGTTGCCAAAATTCACAAAAAGCGCATGACTAAATCCAGCCGTCCCTTACACATCTTCACTGCTGTGGTGGcttctttcttcatctgttgGTTCCCTTATGAACTAACTGGCATTCTAATGGCAGTCTGGCTCAAAGAGATTTTGTTCAATGGCAAATACAAAATCATTATTGTCCTGCTTTACCCAACAAGCTCCTTGGCCTTTTTTAACAGCTGCCTCAACCCAGTTCTCTACGTCTTCATGGGTCATAACTTCCAAGAAAGACTGATTCGCTCCTTGCCCACTAGTTTGGAGAGGGCCCTGACTGAGGTCCCTGACTCAACCCAGACCAGCAACACAGACACCAATTCCACTTCACCTCCTGAGGAGAGGGAGTTACAAGCAATGTGA